A stretch of the Primulina huaijiensis isolate GDHJ02 unplaced genomic scaffold, ASM1229523v2 scaffold14433, whole genome shotgun sequence genome encodes the following:
- the LOC140965832 gene encoding cysteine proteinase inhibitor 5-like encodes MAPKFLSLLLVTFSILLASCSIEASIAGWNPISNLTDPKVVEIGKFAVKEHNKRANALLSFVSIVKGETQIVNGMNYRLIISATDALTANVESNYRVVVWDKPWRKERRLISFEKIA; translated from the coding sequence atggcaCCCAAATTTCTGTCATTGCTACTCGTTACCTTTTCAATTCTTCTTGCTTCCTGTTCGATCGAAGCCTCCATCGCCGGTTGGAATCCGATCAGTAACTTGACCGACCCAAAGGTGGTTGAGATAGGGAAGTTTGCGGTGAAAGAGCACAACAAGCGGGCCAATGCCTTGTTAAGCTTTGTGTCAATAGTAAAAGGAGAAACTCAAATAGTTAATGGTATGAATTACAGGCTCATCATCTCCGCCACGGATGCCCTCACTGCAAATGTCGAAAGCAATTACCGGGTGGTTGTTTGGGACAAGCCTTGGAGGAAAGAGAGGCGACTCATTTCGTTTGAGAAGATTGCTTAA